A single genomic interval of Arthrobacter globiformis harbors:
- a CDS encoding VCBS repeat-containing protein — MLHAKEMGGRMHAPRTAEITAIIRKVINEFVPRKPAVIWGILMLKRLVATLFATALVGAGLAPAAVADASGCTRNGEFEAISYTCSGQNIDLSQVPTDATKLRTSGHVQDWTALGNLTSLKSLSIEGAMNDDVAAIHNAAPSVDGISLEGPAITDLSPLSAPAMSCSDSKPCVSGIKLVIPGVKDISPLSNLNSGGCLPVDCVRFLTIDAPAVTDFSPLGSIQNLSSLTVSASSDAREQHVILSAFPLPNYKGLNGSQLMAAHDPGWPYPQHTLQGSTARATYYAEGWVDYFVWPLAQSTGSTTLETYGTKVEASVSRTYTVTKPARGDFNGDGRSDLLAKDSTGVLWLYHGTNKATLPTRTRLGAGWNSMTMIASPGDFNGDSRADVLARDTAGVLWLYPGNGKSGWGTRVRLGAGWNVMTALVGAGDSNADGKVDLLARDSAGVLWRYPGNGKGALLPRIRIGAGWNTMNSIVGGDSMGIDHIADVIARDSTGTLWFYRGNGQGGFLPRSRLYTGWKGMTAIASPGDLGGDEDSDLLARDASGVLWLYRNPGLPAVRIGGGWAGMKAIV, encoded by the coding sequence ATGCTGCATGCAAAGGAAATGGGCGGAAGAATGCACGCACCGCGTACCGCGGAGATTACCGCTATCATTCGGAAAGTCATCAATGAATTTGTCCCGCGGAAGCCTGCGGTCATTTGGGGGATCCTAATGCTAAAACGACTCGTCGCCACGTTGTTTGCCACAGCCCTGGTTGGCGCCGGGCTCGCACCCGCTGCCGTTGCAGACGCCTCGGGCTGTACCCGGAACGGAGAATTCGAGGCCATTTCGTATACATGCAGCGGACAGAACATCGATCTGTCTCAGGTGCCCACTGATGCAACTAAGCTGCGCACCAGCGGGCACGTTCAAGACTGGACCGCTCTTGGAAATCTGACGTCCCTAAAAAGTCTCAGTATCGAAGGGGCCATGAACGATGACGTCGCAGCCATCCATAACGCTGCTCCTTCTGTTGATGGGATCAGCCTGGAGGGGCCTGCGATCACGGACCTCTCCCCTCTCTCCGCTCCGGCAATGTCGTGCTCCGATTCGAAGCCTTGCGTGTCCGGGATCAAGCTAGTGATCCCGGGCGTGAAGGACATCTCCCCGCTGTCGAATCTGAATTCCGGGGGATGTCTGCCTGTGGATTGCGTGCGCTTTCTCACAATCGATGCACCTGCCGTTACCGATTTCTCACCATTGGGTTCCATCCAGAATCTCAGCTCACTGACTGTGAGCGCTTCCTCGGACGCTCGTGAGCAGCACGTCATTTTGTCGGCGTTCCCATTGCCGAACTACAAGGGGCTCAACGGTTCGCAGCTGATGGCAGCCCACGATCCCGGCTGGCCTTATCCGCAGCACACCCTCCAAGGCTCGACAGCTCGCGCAACCTATTACGCAGAGGGGTGGGTCGATTACTTCGTCTGGCCTCTCGCGCAGTCAACCGGTTCCACGACCCTTGAGACCTACGGCACCAAGGTGGAGGCCTCGGTCTCACGAACCTACACTGTCACCAAGCCCGCCAGAGGTGACTTCAACGGTGATGGCAGGTCGGACCTTCTAGCGAAGGATTCCACGGGGGTCCTATGGCTCTATCACGGAACCAACAAGGCCACCCTGCCAACGAGAACGCGCTTGGGCGCGGGCTGGAACTCGATGACCATGATCGCGAGTCCCGGAGACTTCAACGGGGACAGCAGGGCAGACGTTCTGGCGAGGGACACCGCGGGTGTTCTTTGGCTGTACCCCGGGAACGGCAAATCCGGGTGGGGCACGAGAGTTAGGTTGGGGGCCGGATGGAACGTCATGACCGCCCTCGTCGGCGCCGGGGACTCCAACGCTGATGGCAAGGTCGATCTGCTGGCGCGCGATTCTGCCGGAGTTCTCTGGCGCTATCCAGGCAACGGCAAGGGCGCACTGCTTCCGAGGATCAGGATCGGCGCGGGCTGGAACACGATGAATTCCATTGTTGGTGGAGACTCCATGGGAATCGACCACATCGCCGACGTGATCGCGAGGGACTCAACTGGAACCCTGTGGTTCTACCGCGGCAACGGCCAAGGTGGGTTCCTTCCCCGCAGCAGGCTGTACACCGGGTGGAAGGGCATGACCGCCATAGCGAGCCCAGGTGACTTGGGCGGCGACGAAGACTCCGACCTCTTGGCCCGCGATGCCAGCGGAGTTCTGTGGCTGTACCGCAATCCTGGCCTGCCAGCTGTCCGCATCGGGGGCGGCTGGGCTGGCATGAAGGCCATCGTCTGA
- a CDS encoding FG-GAP repeat domain-containing protein: MTVIAGAGDLNTDGKADALARDSSGVLWFYPGNGKGTFGTRARIGGGWNVMTALAATEDFDDDGKADLLARDGGGALWSYRGNGDGAFPTRMKVTSGWNPMTAITPAEDRMRDGRADLLARDRNGVLWFYPGDGAGGLRYPLRVGAGWNAMTAVVGTGDFNSERLRNSGWIGDGWADVVARDSSGVLWFYPGNGRGEYGPRTRIGAGWNVMTSIS, from the coding sequence ATGACCGTGATCGCCGGCGCCGGGGACCTGAACACCGACGGCAAGGCTGACGCCTTGGCGAGGGACAGCAGCGGCGTGCTGTGGTTCTATCCGGGCAATGGCAAAGGCACGTTCGGGACCCGGGCGCGGATTGGCGGCGGCTGGAACGTCATGACGGCCCTCGCCGCCACCGAAGACTTTGACGACGACGGCAAAGCGGACCTGCTGGCACGGGACGGCGGGGGTGCGCTGTGGTCATACCGGGGCAACGGCGACGGCGCCTTTCCCACCCGGATGAAGGTCACCAGCGGCTGGAACCCCATGACTGCCATCACGCCAGCTGAGGACCGCATGCGGGACGGCAGGGCTGACCTGCTGGCCCGGGACCGGAACGGCGTGCTGTGGTTCTACCCAGGGGATGGCGCAGGCGGCTTGCGTTATCCGCTGCGGGTGGGTGCGGGTTGGAATGCCATGACGGCGGTTGTCGGCACCGGAGACTTCAACAGCGAAAGGCTGCGAAACTCCGGCTGGATCGGTGACGGCTGGGCCGACGTGGTGGCCAGGGACAGCAGCGGTGTGTTGTGGTTCTACCCTGGAAACGGCCGGGGCGAATACGGGCCGCGAACGAGGATCGGTGCCGGCTGGAACGTGATGACCTCGATCAGCTGA